Proteins encoded in a region of the Papio anubis isolate 15944 chromosome 14, Panubis1.0, whole genome shotgun sequence genome:
- the LOC103876808 gene encoding homeobox protein NANOG, with amino-acid sequence MLVICGPEENYPSLQMSSTEMPHTETVSPLPSSMDLLIQDSPDSSTSPKGKQPAAAENSATKKEDKVPVEKQKARTVFSSAQLCVLNDRFQRQRYLSLQQMQELSNILNLRYKQVKTWFQNQRMKSKRWLKNNWPKNTNGVTQKASAPTYPSLYSSYYQGCLVNPTGNLPMWSNQTWNNSSWSNQSQNVPPWSNHSWKAQTWCTQFWNNQAWNSPFYDYEEESLQSCLQFQPNSPASDLEAALEAAGEGLNVIQQTTRYFSTPQTMDLFLNYSTNVQPEDM; translated from the coding sequence ATGCTTGTGATTTGTGGGCCTGAAGAAAACTATCCATCCTTGCAAATGTCTTCTACTGAGATGCCTCACACGGAGActgtctctcctcttccttcctccatgGATCTGCTTATTCAGGACAGCCCCGATTCTTCCACCAGTCCCAAAGGCAAACAACCTGCTGCTGCAGAGAATAGTGCCACAAAAAAGGAAGACAAGGTCCCGGTCGAGAAACAGAAGGCCAGAACTGTGTTCTCTTCCGCCCAGCTGTGTGTACTCAATGATAGATTTCAGAGACAGAGatacctcagcctccagcagaTGCAAGAACTTTCCAACATCCTGAACCTCCGCTACAAACAGGTGAAGACCTGGTTCCAGAACCAGAGAATGAAATCTAAGAGGTGGCTGAAAAACAACTGGCCAAAGAATACCAATGGTGTGACTCAGAAGGCTTCAGCGCCTACCTACCCCAGCCTCTACTCTTCCTACTACCAGGGATGCCTGGTGAACCCGACTGGGAACCTTCCGATGTGGAGCAACCAGACCTGGAACAATTCATCCTGGAGCAACCAGAGCCAGAACGTCCCACCCTGGAGCAACCACTCCTGGAAGGCTCAGACCTGGTGCACCCAGTTCTGGAACAATCAGGCCTGGAACAGTCCCTTCTATGACTATGAAGAGGAATCTCTGCAGTCCTGCTTGCAGTTCCAGCCAAATTCTCCTGCCAGTGACTTGGAGGCTGCCTTGGAAGCTGCTGGGGAAGGCCTTAATGTAATACAGCAGACGACTAGGTATTTTAGTACTCCACAAACCATGGATTTATTCCTAAACTACTCCACGAACGTGCAACCTGAAGATATGTAA